A single region of the Hoeflea prorocentri genome encodes:
- a CDS encoding type I secretion system permease/ATPase gives MVSGAGASGSVIAQCLRALRSAFAGIGMLSLPINLLMLTGPLFMLQVYDRVLASGSVPTLVVLAGLAGGLYVFYGLLEGIRSRVLLRIGQRLDAQLSSTSYACSVTLPILIGRKAEKLDPVRDLESVRQFLVGPGPAAIFDIPWMPVYLAIIFIFHPILGFVATGGAILICVLIAANEFFSRRPAAEAGQHAVERAQLVEQGRRNAEAIAAMGMMGTLTERWQAFNGTFLSKQRKASDVSNAFGTAIKTLRFMLQSGILGVGAWLAILQEITPGVMIAASIMTSRALAPVEQAVGQWRGFVAARQGFRRLREVIENRPQEPERMELPLPEQALSVVNLVAGPVGNPVLQNVGFALKAGDGLGVIGPSGAGKTSLARALVGVYPVLRGSLRFDGADLYQWAPERQGAFIGYLPQDIQLFAGTVAQNIARFDGEAAAEDIIKAAQLADAHDLITGLPNGYDTEIGAGGNTLSGGQMQRIALARALYGNPFLVVLDEPNSNLDADGDAALTKAIAALRAAGSIVIVIAHRPSALAAVDQVLFLKEGRAQAFGPKDEVLEKVLAKTAVPVRAV, from the coding sequence ATGGTTTCCGGGGCGGGTGCGAGCGGGAGCGTTATTGCGCAGTGCCTCCGGGCGCTGCGCTCCGCTTTTGCCGGCATCGGCATGCTCAGCCTGCCGATCAACTTGCTTATGCTGACCGGCCCGCTCTTCATGCTGCAGGTCTATGACCGGGTGCTGGCGAGCGGCTCTGTGCCGACACTGGTGGTGCTCGCAGGTCTTGCCGGCGGGCTTTATGTTTTCTACGGGCTGCTTGAGGGCATCCGCTCGCGGGTACTGTTGCGCATCGGCCAGCGGCTGGACGCGCAGCTTTCTTCGACAAGCTACGCCTGTTCCGTCACGTTGCCGATCCTGATCGGCCGCAAGGCGGAAAAACTCGATCCGGTGCGCGATCTGGAATCGGTGCGCCAGTTCCTCGTCGGCCCCGGCCCGGCGGCGATCTTCGACATTCCATGGATGCCGGTCTATCTCGCCATCATCTTCATCTTCCATCCGATCCTCGGCTTTGTGGCGACGGGCGGTGCGATCCTCATCTGCGTTCTCATAGCAGCAAACGAGTTCTTCTCGCGCAGGCCTGCGGCGGAAGCCGGTCAGCATGCAGTGGAGCGAGCGCAGCTGGTCGAACAGGGCCGGCGCAATGCCGAGGCGATTGCAGCCATGGGCATGATGGGCACGCTGACGGAACGCTGGCAGGCCTTCAACGGCACGTTCCTTTCCAAGCAGCGGAAAGCCTCAGACGTTTCCAACGCCTTTGGCACGGCGATCAAGACCCTGCGTTTCATGCTGCAATCCGGGATTCTCGGTGTTGGTGCCTGGCTGGCGATCCTGCAGGAGATCACACCAGGTGTGATGATCGCCGCTTCGATCATGACCTCCCGGGCGCTTGCCCCGGTGGAGCAGGCCGTTGGCCAGTGGCGTGGTTTTGTGGCCGCGCGTCAGGGCTTCCGGCGGCTAAGGGAAGTGATCGAGAACCGGCCACAGGAGCCGGAGCGCATGGAACTGCCGCTGCCGGAACAGGCCCTTTCTGTTGTGAACCTCGTTGCCGGCCCGGTTGGCAATCCGGTCCTGCAGAATGTCGGCTTTGCACTGAAGGCGGGAGACGGGCTTGGTGTCATCGGCCCGTCCGGTGCCGGCAAGACGAGCCTCGCGCGTGCGCTGGTTGGGGTTTACCCTGTCCTGCGCGGTTCTTTGCGGTTCGACGGCGCCGATCTCTATCAATGGGCGCCGGAGCGGCAAGGTGCCTTCATCGGCTACCTGCCACAGGACATCCAGCTCTTTGCCGGAACGGTGGCGCAGAACATTGCTCGCTTCGATGGCGAGGCGGCGGCCGAGGATATCATCAAGGCGGCGCAACTTGCCGATGCGCATGATCTCATCACCGGCCTGCCAAATGGCTACGATACGGAGATTGGTGCAGGGGGCAATACGCTGTCGGGCGGTCAGATGCAGCGCATTGCATTGGCAAGAGCGCTCTATGGCAACCCGTTCCTTGTCGTTCTGGACGAGCCTAATTCGAACCTTGATGCTGACGGCGATGCGGCATTGACCAAGGCGATTGCCGCTCTTCGCGCTGCCGGGTCCATCGTCATCGTGATAGCCCACCGGCCAAGTGCACTTGCCGCCGTTGATCAAGTGCTCTTCCTGAAAGAAGGACGTGCGCAGGCCTTCGGGCCGAAGGACGAGGTTCTTGAAAAGGTGCTGGCCAAGACCGCGGTACCGGTCCGGGCGGTGTGA
- a CDS encoding HlyD family type I secretion periplasmic adaptor subunit — protein sequence MNDTDQTIAGSIRHHLWGAGLFLCVLLVFLFGSAAWMQIAGAVIAPGAIVVETNVKTIKHKEGGIVDEILVRNGDLVEAGDLLLRLDDAVTRANLAIVSKQIDELTATEARLLAERDDKEQIDFPDALARKAHDPEIARILDGQRRLIRARTAGLEGRIRQLEEQINQLGAQIDSLEIQITAKGEEIALIKTELEGLEGLLKEHYVSANRVLAVRRDRTRLSGEHGALMEERARAELAISERRVQILQLKEDARADVLRQLQETRSETARLSEQRVAAEDQLSRMDIRAPRSGYVHQLNIHTKGGFISPAEPILLIVPKEDSLIIETQVAPTDVDQLFTGQEATIRLPGLNQRTTPELKGEVLTVSAETSRDEVTGAAFFTARLKLQPGEEEKVSGNILLPGMPVEALITTDDRTILSYLVKPIQDQIARALREE from the coding sequence ATGAACGACACGGATCAAACCATTGCCGGCAGCATAAGACATCACCTTTGGGGCGCGGGGCTCTTTCTGTGCGTGCTGCTCGTCTTCCTCTTCGGCTCGGCGGCCTGGATGCAGATCGCCGGTGCCGTGATTGCACCCGGAGCCATCGTCGTTGAAACCAATGTCAAAACCATCAAGCACAAGGAGGGCGGCATTGTTGACGAAATTCTGGTGCGCAATGGCGACCTTGTCGAAGCGGGCGATCTGTTGCTGCGGCTTGACGATGCTGTCACACGGGCAAACCTCGCGATCGTCAGCAAGCAGATCGATGAGCTGACGGCGACGGAGGCGCGGCTTCTTGCCGAGCGGGATGATAAAGAACAAATCGACTTTCCGGATGCGTTGGCACGGAAAGCCCACGATCCGGAAATCGCCCGCATCCTTGACGGTCAGCGCCGGCTGATCCGGGCGCGCACTGCCGGCCTTGAAGGGCGTATCCGGCAGCTCGAGGAGCAGATCAACCAGCTCGGTGCCCAGATCGATAGCCTTGAAATCCAGATCACTGCCAAGGGTGAAGAGATCGCCCTGATCAAGACCGAACTTGAAGGTCTCGAGGGGCTTCTAAAGGAGCATTATGTCTCCGCCAACCGCGTGCTGGCCGTGCGGCGTGACAGGACGCGGCTTTCCGGTGAACACGGCGCTCTGATGGAGGAGCGGGCGCGGGCCGAACTCGCCATCAGCGAGCGGCGGGTGCAGATTCTGCAATTGAAGGAAGATGCCCGCGCCGATGTGTTGCGGCAGCTACAGGAAACCCGCAGCGAGACGGCACGCCTGTCTGAACAAAGGGTGGCAGCAGAGGATCAGCTTTCCCGCATGGATATCCGCGCGCCTCGCTCAGGTTATGTCCACCAGCTGAACATCCACACCAAGGGCGGCTTCATCAGCCCGGCAGAGCCGATCCTGCTGATTGTACCGAAAGAGGATTCTCTCATCATCGAAACGCAGGTTGCCCCCACCGATGTCGATCAGCTCTTCACCGGGCAGGAGGCGACGATCCGCCTTCCGGGCCTCAACCAGCGCACCACGCCGGAGCTCAAAGGTGAGGTATTGACCGTCTCCGCCGAGACCAGCCGAGACGAGGTCACCGGCGCCGCGTTCTTCACCGCCCGCCTCAAGCTCCAGCCCGGTGAGGAGGAAAAAGTCAGCGGCAACATCCTGCTCCCCGGCATGCCGGTCGAAGCCCTCATCACCACCGATGACCGCACCATCCTCTCCTACCTCGTCAAACCTATCCAGGATCAGATCGCAAGAGCGCTAAGAGAGGAGTGA
- a CDS encoding SDR family NAD(P)-dependent oxidoreductase, whose product MKIAVITGGNKGLGLAQTRTFLSEGCQVHVVARSEGDLGSLTGDVHFHAQDLSNWSDTSYLDAVHERAGRIDILVNNAGMHLKKPVWEIEARELEARLDINLKALFAACGQFVRLQWDSGGAIVNISSMGGLMALPSAAAYVTSKTAVIGLTRSVAVDAAEFGIRCNAVCPGFIDTQMTRAVLEKDPARRDKIEGRIPGGKFGTPQDVADAVWYLASDQSKYVNGVALPVDGGYSIGF is encoded by the coding sequence ATGAAAATCGCGGTGATAACCGGTGGCAACAAGGGGCTGGGGCTGGCGCAGACACGGACGTTTCTTTCCGAAGGCTGTCAGGTTCATGTCGTGGCGCGCAGCGAAGGCGATCTCGGTTCGCTGACGGGCGATGTACATTTTCATGCGCAGGACCTGAGCAATTGGAGCGACACCAGCTATCTCGACGCAGTTCACGAGCGGGCAGGGCGCATCGACATACTGGTGAACAATGCGGGCATGCATCTCAAAAAGCCGGTCTGGGAAATTGAGGCCCGAGAGCTGGAGGCCCGGCTTGATATCAACCTCAAGGCGCTGTTCGCGGCTTGTGGCCAGTTCGTCAGATTGCAATGGGATAGCGGGGGAGCGATCGTCAATATCTCTTCCATGGGAGGCCTGATGGCCTTGCCTTCGGCCGCGGCCTATGTGACGTCCAAGACCGCGGTGATCGGCTTGACGCGGTCGGTTGCGGTTGATGCAGCCGAATTCGGCATAAGGTGCAATGCGGTTTGCCCTGGTTTTATCGATACGCAGATGACGCGGGCAGTGCTTGAAAAGGATCCGGCCCGACGCGACAAGATCGAAGGCCGTATCCCCGGCGGAAAATTCGGAACGCCGCAGGACGTGGCCGATGCGGTCTGGTATCTCGCCTCGGACCAGTCGAAATATGTCAACGGGGTCGCGTTGCCGGTCGACGGCGGCTACTCGATCGGATTTTAG
- a CDS encoding zinc-dependent alcohol dehydrogenase, producing the protein MTYSRSVLHAARDIRIEVAEMPGDIAPDHVRLRLAVASICGTDMHYFRHFANAGFFLDNPVTLGHEACAYIEDANGHSFEKGDLVAINPVIECGTCEKCLTGDINMCPAKRFPGSATTKPHIDGFFREYFDFPARCCHKVPDSVAPHHLTFAEPLACAMHSVNRAGVSAGQKVLVTGCGPMGLLATIGAAAKGAEVEVTDLKPEAIAAAQAVGAKGGFPVGTETPPDSGYDVVIEASGSPHGYNQALGAVRKQGVISVLSLIQASETPINLHLNALKEVTSVGSILFTSEFGEAVSLIAGGTVDFDAIIAGRYPVSHTQAACDFMANGEAVGKVLITPDG; encoded by the coding sequence ATGACCTATTCAAGATCGGTTTTGCACGCGGCGCGCGATATCCGGATTGAAGTGGCCGAAATGCCCGGCGACATAGCGCCTGATCATGTCAGGCTGCGACTTGCCGTGGCCAGTATCTGCGGCACCGATATGCACTATTTCCGGCATTTTGCGAATGCCGGTTTCTTCCTCGATAATCCGGTGACGCTCGGCCACGAGGCCTGCGCCTATATCGAGGACGCCAACGGGCACAGTTTTGAGAAGGGCGATCTTGTCGCGATCAATCCGGTGATCGAATGCGGCACCTGCGAAAAGTGCCTGACCGGCGATATCAATATGTGTCCAGCCAAGCGCTTCCCGGGTTCGGCCACGACCAAACCGCATATTGACGGGTTTTTCCGCGAATATTTCGACTTTCCGGCGCGTTGTTGCCACAAGGTCCCGGACAGCGTAGCGCCCCATCACCTTACTTTCGCTGAACCGCTCGCCTGCGCAATGCACTCGGTCAACCGGGCAGGTGTCTCGGCCGGGCAGAAAGTGCTGGTCACCGGGTGCGGGCCCATGGGGCTCTTGGCGACCATCGGCGCTGCGGCCAAAGGCGCGGAAGTCGAGGTGACGGATTTGAAACCCGAGGCCATCGCGGCAGCGCAGGCCGTCGGTGCGAAGGGCGGTTTTCCAGTTGGAACGGAAACGCCGCCCGATAGCGGTTACGATGTCGTCATTGAAGCCAGCGGTTCGCCGCATGGTTATAATCAGGCGTTGGGCGCGGTTCGCAAACAGGGCGTGATCAGTGTCCTGTCGTTGATCCAGGCTTCCGAGACGCCCATCAATCTGCACCTCAACGCGCTCAAAGAGGTGACATCGGTCGGCTCGATCCTGTTTACCTCAGAATTTGGTGAAGCCGTGTCTCTTATCGCCGGCGGGACGGTTGATTTCGATGCGATTATCGCCGGGCGCTACCCGGTTTCCCACACGCAGGCAGCCTGTGATTTCATGGCCAATGGTGAGGCCGTCGGCAAGGTCCTCATTACGCCCGACGGTTAG
- a CDS encoding LacI family DNA-binding transcriptional regulator, giving the protein MATMAQIARKAGVSPAVVSRVISNDATLRISKETRERVHAAIREMNYSPNVAAQSLVSSRTGTIAIVVHDMANPVYGEILRGAQSEAAIQNKAIVLGDASVSPQSNSRLAQLIGGGGVDGLILQAAGVRSDDYITRAVHNKVPIVLLQADLEIDAHLISLPDEDAAYLATRHLLDLGHKKIACLAGEPGLTFAEARLKGWRSAMGALSHDHLIAHCAPDTTAGEVAMRELLERDQDVTGLVCFNVVSAIGALRVARAAGFRIPEDLSIVAIHDVKFAEDLKVPLTVVAMPLSELGQEAVKMVCTPPPEPKSRLLLDHKPELILRESTTIPRT; this is encoded by the coding sequence ATGGCGACGATGGCGCAGATCGCACGCAAGGCAGGGGTGTCCCCCGCCGTGGTTTCGCGTGTGATCAGCAATGACGCAACATTGAGGATTTCCAAGGAGACCCGGGAGAGAGTGCACGCGGCAATTCGCGAAATGAACTACTCCCCGAATGTGGCCGCCCAGTCCCTGGTTTCGTCGCGCACCGGAACGATAGCAATCGTCGTGCACGACATGGCCAACCCGGTCTATGGAGAGATTTTACGGGGCGCTCAGTCCGAGGCCGCAATTCAAAACAAGGCCATTGTTCTGGGCGATGCATCCGTCAGTCCGCAAAGCAACAGCCGGCTCGCGCAGCTGATCGGCGGGGGCGGCGTCGATGGTCTCATTCTTCAGGCGGCGGGCGTTCGCTCGGATGATTACATCACGCGCGCGGTGCACAATAAGGTTCCGATTGTCTTGTTGCAGGCCGATCTGGAGATCGACGCTCATCTGATATCGCTGCCGGATGAAGATGCCGCGTATTTGGCAACGCGGCATCTCCTGGACCTCGGTCATAAAAAAATCGCGTGTCTTGCCGGCGAACCCGGGCTGACATTTGCCGAAGCACGGCTGAAGGGCTGGCGTTCGGCAATGGGAGCGCTCTCACACGATCACCTGATTGCCCACTGTGCGCCCGATACAACTGCAGGTGAGGTTGCTATGCGCGAACTTCTTGAGCGTGATCAAGATGTCACCGGACTGGTCTGTTTCAATGTGGTGTCCGCAATCGGCGCACTGCGGGTTGCGCGTGCGGCCGGCTTTCGCATTCCCGAAGACCTGTCAATCGTCGCCATACATGACGTCAAGTTCGCCGAGGATTTGAAGGTGCCGTTGACCGTTGTGGCCATGCCGCTGTCCGAGCTTGGTCAGGAAGCCGTCAAAATGGTCTGCACACCGCCGCCCGAGCCGAAGAGCCGACTGTTGCTGGATCACAAGCCGGAACTGATCCTCAGGGAGAGCACAACCATTCCACGGACATGA
- a CDS encoding beta strand repeat-containing protein, whose amino-acid sequence MQGRPAGAGDVPENPVVTVGDVAISRQANELTITQSSRRGIIEWGSFSIGSGVEVSFDNGSGATLNRVTGSSISAIRGRLTATGDLFLINRNGLVVGANGVIETGGRFVASTLDIDNPDFLDAGDNTFAGDGDASVVNLGRIGSLGGDVALIAHTVVNAGAISAPGGTVGLVAGREVLMRDAALDNGLFSVKLGDADSSVSEQGMIAAAAAELRANGGNVYALAGNTGGTISASGVSSSGGRIFLTAGKGGTVRVTKTVKATRGNNGGSVFLNADIVSIAGLLDASGDAGYGGSIDIGADDTISLAGARLDASGVFSGGAVRVGGELRGGHDIVEDEIDNAQRVLVDAGTVIDTSASGGEGGLAILWSEAETIFAGSIVGGGGKGGFAEVSSRGHLAFTGTVDTGGGMLLLDPENIEIGDSSTYAGYSLITPAGLTAALASNDVVVSTANNSGGEGHIVVTSGVVYASAYDLTLLAHGDITLLNSIQNFYDPNPAGDGLTFIDGGDVNLIAGWDGASGFAATGGMETGMFNWGSFDMSITGAAFGNSYDGGPSFGSVVIGGGVQTVGVTAGSRSGATNVYGYDVSLRANTGGNYRSAQIGYRIRNAFATHYVTGDVSVSAVNDITATGGPGSQYNFAQIGHVGSDTWVNNTAKKRVEATVHQADVTVVAGNDLSLTGGRVFSYAQIGNGGYAARGNHSGNVAVTVGGDLSLSGGLAHTSFTQIGHGGRRSIGNHAGTIMVDVGGNLSLAGGRPQAPAQIGHGGYQASGDRSGDITVDVDGDLSLRGGAYADTYTQIGHGDVALSSAGDRSGAIAVTALGEASIEDGLGSNAKARIGHVSALGTISGAALWLEAAALDADSFATVGSGGSGTIASGLLPTMLAGGDATILLTDSGATFDGVHAINSGNLLVVRAANDLTFSSGSSLSNTGGGDIVLAAGQNFHNDGGSMTPISTTGGRWLVYSTRPDSNNNDTQITNYDFAAFGANFNAAYPSPASYTGSGLIYSVSPSLTILANDQSFAYGGSYDASSWSVAATIGGIPVPDASDYETLVTFAGGVTVGDTLSSGAYSADGFVNVGTYANALAVNGVASLSGVSGWSLATQTGTLAVNQAPIAVALSDRSKTYDGAVYGAGFGPSYSGWVGTDTAALVSGAPSYSYTGGDGSGLNAGVYTVTANGVTENSGNYSFDYSDTATLTINPAPITVALDDQSKTYDGSTYSGAVSYSGWIGADTAGLITGGPNYGYSGGDGSGANVGTYTVTASGATESSGNYSFDYSDTALLVINPARIAVALGDQSKSYDGSGYSGAVSYSGWIGADTAGLITGGPGYSYAGGDSSGVNAGNYTVTAGGITESSGNYSFDYSDTATLTINPATIAVTLADQSKTYDGTVYNGDFGVSFSGWVGSDTSGLITNGPSYSVSGGDGSGVNAGVYTVTVSGATESSGNYSFDFSDTAFLAVNPAAIAVTLADQSKTYDASGYSGAVSYSGWIGSDTQALVTDAPSFSYAGGDGSGVNAGTYTVTAGGVAESSGNYSFDYSDTAALMVDQAMLSVTADDRSANYDGFAYDEGFSVSYSGFIGEEDESVLSGALIYSGSAVGAIDQGSYTISASGQTSGNYSIAYTDGTLTINSFVTDPGPVQSSDIGRVLRTVSCADVAGGGSGPGAAAGGCGGQAVGIADFQLRGFVDDL is encoded by the coding sequence ATGCAGGGACGACCCGCCGGTGCGGGCGATGTTCCAGAAAATCCGGTTGTGACCGTCGGTGATGTCGCTATTTCCAGGCAGGCGAACGAGCTGACAATCACCCAGTCCTCGCGGCGTGGTATTATCGAGTGGGGCAGCTTTTCGATCGGGTCCGGCGTCGAGGTGTCGTTTGACAACGGCAGTGGTGCAACGCTCAACCGGGTCACCGGTTCCAGCATCTCCGCGATCCGAGGCAGGCTGACCGCGACCGGAGACCTCTTCCTGATCAACAGGAACGGCCTTGTTGTCGGCGCCAATGGCGTGATCGAGACGGGCGGCCGTTTCGTTGCCTCGACACTCGATATCGACAATCCCGATTTTCTTGATGCAGGCGACAACACATTTGCCGGCGACGGCGATGCTTCGGTGGTCAATCTCGGACGTATCGGCTCGCTGGGCGGCGACGTGGCGTTGATAGCGCATACCGTTGTCAACGCAGGAGCTATCAGCGCGCCGGGCGGCACGGTCGGCCTCGTCGCAGGGCGCGAAGTCCTGATGCGGGACGCTGCACTTGATAACGGTCTGTTCTCAGTCAAGCTTGGCGATGCCGATTCGTCGGTGAGCGAACAGGGCATGATCGCAGCCGCTGCTGCCGAACTGCGGGCAAATGGCGGCAATGTCTACGCTTTAGCAGGCAATACCGGAGGCACGATCAGCGCCAGCGGCGTTTCCTCGTCAGGCGGACGTATTTTCCTGACAGCGGGCAAGGGTGGCACGGTTAGGGTGACGAAGACCGTGAAAGCCACACGCGGGAACAATGGCGGATCCGTGTTCCTCAATGCCGACATCGTTTCGATTGCCGGCTTGCTCGATGCCAGCGGTGACGCCGGTTATGGCGGCTCCATCGATATCGGTGCAGACGACACGATCTCGCTTGCCGGCGCGAGGCTGGATGCCAGCGGTGTGTTTTCAGGCGGTGCCGTTCGTGTAGGTGGTGAACTTCGCGGTGGTCACGACATTGTTGAAGACGAGATCGACAATGCCCAAAGAGTGCTTGTGGATGCGGGCACGGTGATCGACACCAGTGCATCCGGCGGAGAGGGCGGCCTGGCCATCCTGTGGTCCGAAGCCGAGACTATATTCGCGGGGTCCATCGTGGGCGGCGGCGGCAAGGGCGGTTTTGCCGAAGTGTCCTCGCGCGGTCACCTGGCATTCACTGGAACTGTCGACACGGGCGGCGGCATGTTGCTGCTTGATCCGGAAAATATCGAGATTGGTGACAGCAGCACCTATGCCGGCTATTCGCTCATCACGCCAGCCGGATTGACGGCGGCGCTGGCGAGCAATGATGTCGTCGTGTCCACAGCGAACAACAGTGGCGGCGAGGGCCATATCGTCGTGACGTCCGGTGTTGTGTATGCAAGCGCCTATGACCTGACGCTTCTTGCGCATGGCGATATCACGCTGCTGAATTCGATCCAGAACTTCTATGACCCCAATCCCGCTGGTGATGGATTGACCTTCATTGACGGCGGAGATGTCAATCTCATCGCCGGCTGGGACGGCGCGAGCGGCTTTGCCGCTACGGGCGGCATGGAAACCGGTATGTTCAACTGGGGGTCGTTCGACATGTCGATTACCGGCGCCGCATTCGGTAACAGCTATGATGGTGGCCCGAGTTTCGGCTCGGTTGTTATCGGTGGTGGTGTACAAACGGTCGGTGTTACGGCCGGGTCACGATCGGGTGCAACAAATGTATATGGTTACGATGTTTCGCTGAGGGCAAACACCGGCGGCAACTACAGAAGCGCGCAGATCGGCTACCGGATCCGAAATGCATTTGCCACCCATTATGTGACCGGCGACGTTTCTGTTTCCGCCGTGAACGACATCACCGCGACCGGCGGGCCCGGCTCTCAGTACAACTTCGCGCAGATTGGTCATGTGGGGTCGGACACGTGGGTGAACAACACCGCCAAAAAGAGGGTTGAAGCCACTGTTCACCAGGCTGACGTGACCGTTGTTGCCGGTAACGATCTGTCGTTAACGGGTGGCAGAGTATTCAGCTACGCGCAAATCGGTAATGGCGGATATGCGGCCCGCGGCAACCATTCGGGCAATGTGGCGGTGACTGTCGGCGGAGACCTTTCCCTGAGCGGTGGCCTGGCTCATACATCCTTCACCCAGATTGGCCATGGTGGCCGTCGTTCGATCGGCAACCATGCGGGCACGATCATGGTTGATGTGGGTGGAAACCTGTCGCTTGCCGGGGGCAGGCCGCAAGCTCCCGCTCAAATCGGACATGGCGGCTATCAAGCTAGCGGAGACCGGTCCGGAGATATCACGGTTGATGTCGACGGCGATCTGTCTTTGAGGGGTGGTGCTTATGCCGATACCTATACGCAGATCGGTCATGGGGATGTAGCGTTGAGTTCCGCCGGCGACCGATCCGGTGCAATAGCGGTCACCGCTCTCGGAGAAGCCAGCATAGAGGACGGTTTAGGTTCGAATGCCAAAGCGCGCATCGGTCATGTGAGTGCGTTGGGCACTATATCCGGCGCCGCCCTGTGGTTGGAAGCTGCGGCGCTGGACGCCGACAGTTTCGCCACGGTCGGCTCCGGTGGAAGCGGCACCATTGCGTCGGGATTGCTCCCCACCATGCTGGCGGGCGGCGATGCGACGATCCTGCTAACGGATAGCGGTGCGACATTTGACGGTGTGCATGCGATCAATTCGGGTAATCTGCTGGTTGTGCGCGCGGCAAACGATTTGACATTTTCCTCCGGATCGAGCCTGTCCAATACCGGTGGCGGCGACATTGTTCTGGCCGCGGGTCAGAATTTTCACAATGACGGCGGTTCAATGACGCCAATCTCGACGACAGGCGGACGCTGGCTTGTCTATTCGACCCGGCCGGATTCAAACAACAATGACACGCAGATAACCAACTACGATTTCGCCGCCTTTGGTGCCAACTTCAACGCGGCATACCCGAGCCCGGCAAGCTATACCGGCAGCGGACTGATTTATTCCGTGTCACCGTCGCTTACGATCCTGGCCAATGACCAGTCGTTTGCCTATGGCGGCAGCTACGATGCCAGCAGCTGGTCCGTGGCGGCGACCATCGGGGGCATTCCGGTGCCCGATGCATCGGACTACGAGACGCTGGTTACCTTTGCAGGGGGCGTTACGGTGGGCGACACCCTTTCTTCCGGTGCCTACAGCGCTGACGGTTTCGTAAACGTCGGAACATACGCCAACGCCCTTGCCGTCAATGGTGTGGCGTCGCTCAGCGGAGTGAGTGGCTGGTCGCTTGCAACGCAGACCGGAACACTCGCCGTCAATCAGGCGCCCATCGCGGTTGCACTTTCGGATCGCTCAAAAACATATGATGGCGCGGTATATGGCGCAGGTTTCGGCCCTTCCTATTCCGGGTGGGTCGGAACGGACACGGCGGCGCTGGTCAGCGGGGCTCCGAGTTACAGCTATACGGGCGGCGACGGCAGCGGCCTGAATGCCGGCGTCTATACGGTGACGGCAAATGGGGTCACCGAAAACAGCGGCAATTATAGCTTCGACTACAGCGATACGGCCACGCTGACGATCAATCCGGCGCCGATCACAGTCGCGCTTGACGATCAGTCCAAAACCTATGACGGGTCGACCTATTCGGGTGCGGTCAGCTATTCGGGATGGATCGGTGCGGATACGGCAGGATTGATCACGGGCGGACCGAACTACGGCTATTCGGGCGGTGACGGAAGCGGCGCGAACGTCGGGACCTATACAGTCACGGCCAGCGGGGCGACTGAGAGCAGCGGCAACTACAGCTTCGACTATAGCGATACGGCTTTGCTGGTGATCAATCCTGCTAGGATTGCTGTCGCCCTTGGCGATCAGTCGAAAAGCTATGACGGGTCCGGTTATTCCGGCGCGGTCAGCTATTCGGGGTGGATCGGTGCCGATACAGCGGGATTAATCACGGGCGGCCCGGGCTACAGCTATGCTGGTGGCGACAGCAGCGGCGTGAACGCCGGCAACTATACGGTGACAGCTGGCGGGATTACCGAAAGCAGCGGCAATTACAGCTTTGACTACAGCGATACGGCCACGCTGACCATCAATCCGGCGACGATCGCGGTGACACTTGCCGATCAATCCAAAACCTATGACGGCACTGTCTATAACGGGGATTTCGGCGTTTCCTTTTCGGGGTGGGTTGGTTCCGATACCTCCGGGCTGATTACAAACGGGCCAAGCTACAGCGTTTCCGGTGGTGACGGCAGTGGTGTGAACGCCGGTGTCTATACGGTCACGGTCAGCGGGGCGACCGAAAGCAGCGGCAACTACAGCTTCGACTTTAGCGATACGGCTTTTCTGGCGGTCAATCCGGCGGCCATCGCCGTTACACTCGCGGATCAATCGAAGACCTATGACGCCTCCGGCTATTCGGGCGCCGTTTCCTATTCGGGTTGGATTGGCTCTGATACGCAAGCTCTGGTCACAGATGCGCCGAGCTTCAGCTATGCGGGCGGTGACGGGAGCGGCGTGAATGCCGGGACTTACACGGTCACGGCCGGCGGTGTGGCCGAGAGCAGCGGCAATTACAGCTTCGACTACAGCGATACAGCAGCTCTGATGGTGGATCAGGCCATGTTGTCTGTCACTGCTGACGACCGATCGGCGAACTATGACGGATTTGCCTATGACGAGGGTTTCAGCGTCAGCTATTCCGGTTTCATCGGTGAGGAGGACGAGAGCGTGCTCTCCGGAGCTCTGATCTACAGCGGGAGCGCTGTCGGCGCCATTGATCAAGGCAGCTATACCATTTCAGCGTCGGGTCAGACTTCGGGCAACTATTCGATCGCCTATACTGATGGCACGCTGACGATCAACTCCTTTGTTACCGACCCGGGACCGGTTCAATCATCGGACATTGGACGCGTCCTGCGGACGGTCTCCTGTGCTGATGTGGCGGGCGGGGGATCCGGGCCAGGCGCAGCCGCCGGCGGCTGTGGTGGGCAGGCTGTTGGTATTGCGGATTTCCAGCTGCGGGGGTTCGTGGATGATCTGTAG